From Pan paniscus chromosome 6, NHGRI_mPanPan1-v2.0_pri, whole genome shotgun sequence, one genomic window encodes:
- the LOC130541645 gene encoding uncharacterized protein LOC130541645 — translation MAAAGPLRTEGVLVLSQPNSGVEDPTPAGGRGQGRRRGREELESIGAGPGASVRILPALRPGLGGVWGAGAASLVFQAGPGSSWLGWPDLDLALYRGWACRSEGTANVAFPGTASPGFSRARQTRDLRKPALKTPSHTASQLAAKAGNPSGGCPSVRCQRRVGALVPTWKGGWRDGWSGSGGRAKERILAFSFPAGGGIRGERVQAASNTRIWEEPGSTPN, via the coding sequence ATGGCCGCAGCCGGCCCCCTGCGCACTGAGGGCGTCTTGGTCCTTTCCCAGCCAAACAGTGGAGTGGAGGACCCGACCCCGGCTGGAGGAAGAGGCCAGGGCCGGAGGCGGGGCCGAGAGGAGCTAGAATCCATCGGGGCTGGGCCTGGCGCATCAGTCCGAATTCTGCCCGCCTTGCGCCCTGGTCTCGGTGGGGTGTGGGGCGCTGGCGCCGCGTCCCTGGTCTTTCAGGCAGGTCCGGGCAGCTCCTGGCTGGGTTGGCCCGACCTAGACTTGGCGCTGTATCGCGGCTGGGCCTGTCGCAGCGAGGGGACGGCGAACGTGGCTTTCCCGGGCACAGCCTCTCCGGGTTTTAGCCGCGCCCGCCAGACACGGGACCTGCGGAAACCGGCGCTTAAGACACCCAGCCACACGGCCTCTCAGCTGGCAGCAAAAGCTGGCAATCCCTCAGGGGGGTGCCCTTCAGTGAGATGCCAGCGGAGAGTGGGGGCTTTGGTCCCCACCTGGAAAGGCGGTTGGCGCGACGGGTGGAGTGGCTCGGGTGGCCGCGCCAAGGAAAGGATCCTGGCTTTTTCTTTCCCCGCTGGGGGAGGGATAAGGGGAGAACGTGTCCAAGCGGCCAGCAATACCAGAATTTGGGAAGAACCGGGTTCAACGCCGAATTGA